From the Cyanobacteria bacterium FACHB-DQ100 genome, the window TTAGTGGGTGCATCATTGGGGGGTGCAGTGGCGATCGATTTTGCGCTGCATCATCCGAACTGGGTGCAATCTCTCGTGTTGATTGATAGCGTTGGGTTTTCTGGCGATTTCCCGATCGGGCAGTGGATGCCCCGCTCCGTGCTGGAATTCGGAGCAGATTGGCTACACTTCCGCAAACAAGCTGCTCTAAGTGCTGCATTAGCAATCCCAGGAATGGATTTAACGCTGATTGATGCGCTTCGCTGTTCACTGCTGCATCAAGCTATGCCCGGATGGAAGGAAGCGATCGTCTCTTTTAGCCAAAGTGGAGGTTATACTAACTTAGACACTCAACTTGGGAAGATCCAACATCCGACTCTAATCCTTTGGGGAACCTCGGATGATGTGCTAGGCACAAAGGATGCAACCCGATTTCAGGAAGCGATTTCAAACAGCGAATTGATTTGGATTGAAAAGGCGGGTCATGTGCCGCATTTTGATCAATCTGAGGCAGTTGCAGCCCATCTATCAAGGTTTGTGCATCAAGTCGGAAACTGATCGTTTAAGAGAGTCATCAGTAGAATAAAGAAGTAAGAATTCGTTGATTAAATCCGTCCATCAAAATTCTCTTCGTCTATGAAACTCTGGTATCTCACTATTACAACCCCTTTGATTACAACTCTTCTTTTTTCTGGCATGAGAGCGATCGCGCAGTTGCCTTCCACTCCTGTTCAAACATCCCCTACTTCCGGTTGTCTCTTTGGCTATCCAGACCGTACTTATCAAGGGGAGCGTCCGATCACGCGCAATGAATTTGCGGCAGGACTGAATGCGTGTTTGCAGCAAGTAGATCAGTCGATTCGCTGCAATCGGCAAGAGTTTGCCACAAGAGCGGAGTTTGAACGTCTGCTTCAACGGCAAAGAGAGTTAAACGAACAATTGCGCCAAACAAGCGATCGTGTCGATACGCTCTCAAATCCACCTGCCTCGTCGAAGTAAATGTAGTTTTATTCCTCTAAACTCTCGAATCTTACAGCTAACAAAGCTGTAAGATTACTTCGATTTTCGCTTTGACTTTGGGGCAGTTCGATGTGCGCCAAAATATTTTTCGCTGCGATATCTCAGCCAAACTCGTAGGGCTTCCGGGATTTGGTCTTTCTGTTCTTTAGTCAGCGTGTTGTAGAGAGCGAGTGCTTTTTCTCGTTCTCCGCGACAGGCAGCATTGTTGTGAGCATCCCAGTAGCTACGAGCCACTCGAATCCGCCGACAGACTTCCTTAATTAGCGCCGCTCCGGTTAGCGGTTCGTCTTGCTTTGCCATGCGTTAATCTCAATCTCACTTTATTCTAACTAACCTCGCGGATGCGATGAATCGCTGGTCTGCCACATTCGTCAAATAGTATGAGATCAA encodes:
- a CDS encoding S-layer homology domain-containing protein, encoding MKLWYLTITTPLITTLLFSGMRAIAQLPSTPVQTSPTSGCLFGYPDRTYQGERPITRNEFAAGLNACLQQVDQSIRCNRQEFATRAEFERLLQRQRELNEQLRQTSDRVDTLSNPPASSK
- a CDS encoding alpha/beta hydrolase, with the protein product MLPEFLPASASAIEDADAIALLQQLQRRSIQTSLESETIEIATAYVYAACEQSTTPIVLLPGFDSSLLEFRRLFPHLAAQYSTWTIDLIGFGFTSAILTISICPQTIRKHLLSLVQTWIAQPVILVGASLGGAVAIDFALHHPNWVQSLVLIDSVGFSGDFPIGQWMPRSVLEFGADWLHFRKQAALSAALAIPGMDLTLIDALRCSLLHQAMPGWKEAIVSFSQSGGYTNLDTQLGKIQHPTLILWGTSDDVLGTKDATRFQEAISNSELIWIEKAGHVPHFDQSEAVAAHLSRFVHQVGN
- a CDS encoding Precorrin-3B methylase, producing the protein MAKQDEPLTGAALIKEVCRRIRVARSYWDAHNNAACRGEREKALALYNTLTKEQKDQIPEALRVWLRYRSEKYFGAHRTAPKSKRKSK